A region from the uncultured Sunxiuqinia sp. genome encodes:
- a CDS encoding GNAT family N-acetyltransferase, producing the protein MEDFRGGRIGKKLMESIVSHPDLKGLRRMGLGTDDAHGLYQQFGFSALSKPGNIMERLQK; encoded by the coding sequence TTGGAAGATTTTAGAGGGGGGAGAATCGGCAAAAAGTTGATGGAGTCAATTGTCAGTCATCCGGATTTAAAAGGTCTTCGGCGTATGGGATTGGGAACCGACGATGCACATGGTTTGTATCAACAATTCGGTTTTTCTGCCTTATCCAAGCCCGGGAATATTATGGAGCGTTTACAGAAATAA
- the hisA gene encoding 1-(5-phosphoribosyl)-5-[(5-phosphoribosylamino)methylideneamino]imidazole-4-carboxamide isomerase codes for MNNKITIIPAIDLIDAKCVRLSQGDYNQKTVYNENPLEVAKMFEDAGITRLHLVDLDGAKAKHIVNYKVLETIATKTNLVVDFGGGLKSDEDLKIAFESGAQMVTGGSIAVKDRETFLSWIETYGSEKIILGADAKDKMIAVSGWQEVSELSILEFIESYTSQGIQKVISTDIARDGMLSGPSIELYKEIMERFEGLELIASGGIATMKDIHELNEMGVPGVITGKAIYENKISLDEISKFISA; via the coding sequence ATGAACAACAAAATAACCATCATCCCCGCCATCGACCTCATTGATGCAAAATGCGTGCGTCTTTCGCAAGGCGATTACAACCAAAAAACGGTATACAACGAAAACCCGCTGGAAGTAGCTAAAATGTTTGAAGATGCCGGAATCACTCGTTTACACTTGGTCGATCTGGATGGCGCAAAAGCTAAACACATTGTCAATTATAAAGTATTGGAAACTATTGCCACAAAAACGAATCTGGTTGTCGACTTTGGTGGGGGATTAAAAAGCGATGAGGATCTTAAAATTGCCTTTGAAAGTGGTGCACAAATGGTTACAGGAGGAAGTATTGCTGTAAAAGATCGTGAAACTTTCCTCAGCTGGATTGAAACCTACGGCTCTGAAAAAATTATTCTGGGCGCTGATGCGAAAGATAAAATGATTGCGGTAAGCGGCTGGCAGGAAGTTTCAGAATTATCGATTCTGGAATTTATTGAAAGCTATACCAGCCAAGGCATTCAAAAAGTAATTTCGACCGACATTGCACGCGATGGCATGCTCTCCGGCCCGAGTATCGAACTGTACAAAGAAATTATGGAGCGATTCGAAGGACTGGAACTAATCGCCAGTGGTGGTATCGCCACCATGAAAGACATCCACGAACTAAACGAAATGGGCGTTCCCGGCGTAATTACCGGAAAAGCGATTTACGAGAATAAGATCAGTCTGGATGAAATTAGCAAGTTTATATCAGCATAA
- the hisG gene encoding ATP phosphoribosyltransferase, with product MTQLRIAIQTKGRLNEDSMQLMQEAGIKINLGKRKLLAAAKNFPIEVLFLRDDDIPQAVADQVADIGIVGENEMLEKQQSVKIIKRLGFSKCRLSLAIPKTEEYVGIEWFNGKKIATSYPVILKDFLDKNNVKADIHVISGSVEIAPGIGLADAIFDIVSSGSTLVSNRLKEVEVALYSEAVLVAPQGLSAEKQAILEELIFRMESVERAKDKKYILLNAPSDKIEEITAILPGMKSPTVTPLAEKGWSSLHSVIAESDFWEIIGKLKAAGAQGILVVPIEKMIF from the coding sequence ATGACACAATTGAGAATTGCTATTCAGACAAAAGGAAGATTAAACGAAGATTCAATGCAGCTCATGCAAGAAGCTGGAATTAAGATCAATCTCGGAAAACGTAAACTATTGGCTGCTGCTAAAAATTTCCCAATCGAAGTTTTGTTTTTACGTGATGATGATATCCCCCAGGCGGTTGCTGACCAGGTTGCCGACATTGGTATCGTTGGAGAAAATGAAATGTTGGAAAAACAGCAAAGCGTTAAAATTATTAAGCGACTGGGATTTAGCAAATGTCGTTTAAGTCTGGCTATTCCAAAAACCGAAGAATATGTTGGCATCGAGTGGTTCAATGGGAAAAAAATTGCCACCTCATATCCGGTCATTTTGAAAGATTTTCTGGATAAAAATAATGTGAAAGCTGACATTCATGTTATTTCCGGCTCAGTGGAAATTGCCCCTGGAATTGGACTGGCTGATGCGATTTTTGACATCGTTAGTTCCGGTTCGACATTGGTTTCAAACCGCTTGAAAGAGGTTGAAGTAGCTCTTTACTCTGAAGCCGTTTTAGTTGCTCCACAAGGGCTTTCAGCTGAAAAACAAGCCATTTTGGAAGAACTAATTTTCCGCATGGAATCAGTTGAACGTGCAAAAGATAAAAAATACATTCTGCTGAATGCTCCAAGCGACAAGATCGAAGAAATTACAGCAATCTTACCCGGAATGAAAAGTCCGACAGTCACTCCTCTTGCTGAAAAAGGGTGGAGTTCATTGCATTCGGTTATTGCAGAAAGCGACTTCTGGGAAATCATCGGCAAGCTAAAAGCCGCTGGAGCTCAGGGCATTTTAGTTGTTCCGATTGAAAAAATGATTTTTTAA
- a CDS encoding diacylglycerol kinase family protein produces MATSSRILFIINPNAGKRKTKRLIQQLDFLKDNVIYRLTEYPKHSIEIIQKELNRFDVFVAVGGDGTVNEVASALVNTDKKLAVYPAGSGNGFAREFGFTKNLKHLMQAIEIGETRKTDVNRINGLLSIHITGVGYDAAVAHDFTKLKGRGFWNYLISTVRVIFDYHSVQASIQLEKGTIAGRFFIIDIANSAQYGYGAKMAPMADPTDGQFDLVLVKPLYWLEFPYFAFKLFTGQLKNSRKIQYIPCQSPVTIVTSEKNFHIDGEAVQLISPLQIEVQRGVLNVINTGKVKKAISSLLFL; encoded by the coding sequence ATGGCTACGTCCAGTCGAATTCTGTTTATCATTAACCCTAATGCGGGTAAAAGAAAAACCAAACGACTAATCCAACAATTGGATTTTTTGAAGGATAACGTTATCTACAGGTTAACAGAATACCCTAAACATAGCATTGAAATTATACAGAAGGAACTCAACCGCTTTGATGTATTTGTTGCAGTTGGTGGAGATGGAACGGTAAATGAAGTGGCCTCGGCATTAGTTAACACAGATAAAAAATTAGCCGTTTATCCCGCTGGTTCCGGTAATGGCTTTGCCCGGGAGTTTGGCTTTACTAAAAACCTGAAACACTTAATGCAGGCCATTGAGATTGGAGAAACTCGTAAAACAGATGTGAATCGCATCAACGGATTACTCAGTATTCATATTACTGGTGTTGGTTACGACGCTGCCGTAGCTCACGACTTTACCAAACTAAAAGGTCGCGGTTTTTGGAACTACCTGATAAGCACCGTTCGGGTGATTTTTGATTACCACTCAGTGCAGGCAAGCATTCAACTGGAAAAGGGAACCATTGCCGGACGTTTTTTCATTATCGACATTGCCAATTCTGCTCAATATGGCTACGGGGCAAAAATGGCTCCGATGGCAGATCCTACCGACGGGCAGTTCGACCTTGTTTTAGTGAAACCACTTTATTGGTTAGAGTTTCCTTATTTTGCCTTCAAGCTATTTACCGGGCAACTGAAAAACAGCAGAAAAATTCAGTATATCCCCTGCCAGTCACCTGTAACCATCGTCACCTCCGAAAAAAATTTCCATATCGATGGAGAAGCGGTCCAGCTGATCAGTCCGCTACAAATCGAGGTTCAGCGCGGGGTGCTAAATGTGATTAATACTGGAAAGGTAAAAAAAGCAATAAGCAGTCTTTTATTTCTGTAA
- the hisF gene encoding imidazole glycerol phosphate synthase subunit HisF, with translation MLAKRIIPCLDIKDGQTVKGINFVNIQSVGDPVELGALYAEQGADELVFLDITATHEGRKTFVELVKRIARELNIPFTVGGGISEIKDAEALLSAGADKVSINSSAVRNPQLINDLALNFGTQFVVVAIDAKNYKGHWTVTVNGGRIPTDKELFSWAKEAEDRGAGEILFTSMDHDGTKGGFANEELGRMAEMLKIPIIASGGAGNMDHFVDVFTKGKADAGLAASIFHYKEIGIPDLKDYLRTKKIAIR, from the coding sequence ATGTTAGCAAAACGAATCATACCGTGCCTCGATATTAAAGACGGTCAGACCGTAAAAGGCATAAACTTTGTCAATATTCAGTCGGTGGGCGATCCGGTAGAACTGGGTGCACTCTATGCGGAACAAGGAGCCGACGAATTGGTCTTTCTCGACATCACTGCCACACACGAAGGACGGAAGACTTTCGTGGAATTAGTGAAACGGATTGCACGCGAGCTAAATATCCCATTCACTGTGGGTGGCGGAATTAGCGAAATCAAGGATGCTGAAGCTTTGCTCAGTGCCGGAGCCGATAAAGTGAGCATCAACTCCTCCGCTGTTCGAAACCCTCAACTGATTAATGATCTGGCGCTTAATTTCGGAACCCAGTTCGTGGTCGTTGCCATCGATGCTAAAAACTACAAAGGTCATTGGACAGTAACCGTTAATGGTGGCCGCATTCCAACCGACAAAGAACTGTTTAGCTGGGCCAAAGAAGCCGAAGATCGAGGGGCTGGTGAAATCCTATTCACCTCCATGGACCACGATGGAACTAAAGGCGGCTTTGCCAACGAAGAACTGGGCAGGATGGCCGAGATGCTAAAAATCCCGATCATTGCATCTGGAGGAGCCGGAAACATGGATCATTTTGTAGATGTGTTCACCAAAGGAAAAGCCGATGCCGGACTGGCAGCCAGTATTTTTCACTATAAAGAAATTGGAATCCCTGATTTAAAAGATTACCTGAGAACTAAAAAAATTGCCATTCGCTAA
- the hisH gene encoding imidazole glycerol phosphate synthase subunit HisH — MNSNKMNIVIIKYNAGNIESVSNALSRLGIKAEITGDHEKIKAADKVIFPGVGEASTTMSYLKKEGLDQLIPSLMQPVLGICLGLQLMCSHSEEGNTPCLGIFEEQVKRFVPQPGMEFTTKVPHMGWNNITKLNSKLFDESLENQFVYFVHSYYATVGKHIAAEGNYINSFSAALHKDNFYATQFHPEKSGPIGAKILENFLKL, encoded by the coding sequence ATGAACTCAAATAAAATGAACATCGTCATTATCAAATACAACGCCGGAAATATTGAATCAGTCAGCAATGCACTTTCACGATTGGGCATTAAAGCTGAAATCACTGGTGACCACGAAAAAATTAAAGCGGCCGACAAAGTCATTTTTCCGGGTGTTGGCGAAGCCAGTACAACAATGTCCTACCTGAAGAAAGAAGGATTGGATCAATTGATCCCATCGCTGATGCAACCGGTTTTAGGAATTTGCTTAGGGCTTCAGCTCATGTGCAGCCACTCAGAAGAAGGCAACACGCCCTGTCTTGGAATTTTTGAAGAACAGGTGAAACGATTCGTCCCCCAACCGGGAATGGAGTTCACTACAAAAGTTCCACACATGGGATGGAATAATATTACCAAACTCAACAGCAAATTGTTTGATGAATCACTCGAAAACCAGTTTGTATACTTTGTGCATTCTTATTATGCGACCGTTGGCAAACATATTGCAGCTGAAGGAAATTACATCAATTCTTTCAGCGCGGCATTGCACAAAGATAACTTTTATGCGACCCAATTTCACCCCGAAAAAAGTGGACCGATCGGCGCTAAAATATTAGAAAACTTTTTGAAACTGTAA
- the hisIE gene encoding bifunctional phosphoribosyl-AMP cyclohydrolase/phosphoribosyl-ATP diphosphatase HisIE gives MTQVDFNKMGNGLIPAIIQDDKTDKVLMLGFMNEEALGKTEETGKVTFFSRTKKRLWTKGEESGNFLNVVSMASDCDNDTLLIKVNPVGPVCHTGSDTCWNETNEQDDLAFIKHLQDFIDTRKEEMPEGSYTTSLFTKGTRTITQKVGEEAVETIIGAMANDDENFLYEGADLLYHLIVLLTHKGYRIEDLARELKKRHK, from the coding sequence ATGACTCAAGTAGATTTTAACAAAATGGGGAATGGTCTGATCCCGGCCATCATTCAGGATGACAAAACCGACAAAGTACTGATGTTGGGATTTATGAATGAAGAAGCGCTGGGAAAAACAGAAGAAACAGGCAAAGTAACGTTCTTCAGCCGGACAAAAAAGCGCCTGTGGACTAAAGGCGAAGAAAGTGGCAACTTTTTAAATGTGGTTTCCATGGCATCGGATTGTGACAATGACACCCTGCTGATTAAGGTGAATCCGGTTGGCCCGGTTTGCCATACCGGCAGTGACACCTGCTGGAATGAAACCAATGAGCAGGATGATCTGGCTTTTATCAAGCATCTGCAGGACTTTATTGACACGCGCAAAGAAGAAATGCCGGAAGGATCATACACCACTTCATTGTTCACAAAAGGAACAAGAACCATTACCCAAAAGGTTGGTGAAGAAGCTGTAGAAACGATTATTGGTGCTATGGCCAACGACGATGAAAATTTCCTGTATGAAGGAGCCGACTTGCTGTACCACCTTATTGTATTGTTAACACACAAAGGTTATCGCATTGAGGATTTAGCCCGCGAGCTGAAAAAACGACATAAATAA
- the purU gene encoding formyltetrahydrofolate deformylase has translation MKSIKPLREKKNTAILLIHCPDKQGILATVTEFLNKNNGNIINLDQHVDRIEKIFYMRVEWELDDFAIPSKKIGEYFDTLIGSKLEMNWKIYFSEDVPRMAIFVSKMSHCLFDILGRYTAGEWDVKIPVIISNHETMRPVAERFGIEFEYVPLTSENKAEQEAKEVELLKKHKIDFIVLARYMQILSKDFVSHYPNKIINIHHSFLPAFAGAKPYHAAHARGVKLIGATSHYVTHDLDAGPIIEQGVTQCSHVDTIKSLIRKGRDLEKIVLSNAVFNHLQRKVLVYNNRTVVFN, from the coding sequence ATGAAAAGCATCAAACCCTTACGAGAGAAGAAGAATACAGCAATTCTTTTAATACACTGCCCTGACAAACAGGGAATTTTAGCAACAGTGACTGAATTCTTGAATAAGAATAATGGGAATATCATCAACTTGGATCAGCATGTCGACCGAATTGAAAAGATTTTTTACATGCGGGTTGAATGGGAATTGGATGATTTTGCCATACCTTCAAAAAAAATTGGTGAATACTTTGATACACTAATCGGTTCAAAATTGGAAATGAACTGGAAAATCTATTTTTCAGAGGATGTTCCACGGATGGCTATTTTCGTATCTAAAATGTCGCATTGCTTATTTGATATTTTGGGACGATATACTGCTGGAGAATGGGATGTTAAAATTCCGGTTATCATCAGCAATCACGAAACCATGCGGCCTGTTGCAGAGCGTTTCGGAATTGAATTCGAATACGTTCCCTTAACCTCAGAAAACAAAGCCGAGCAAGAAGCAAAAGAAGTTGAATTATTGAAAAAGCACAAAATTGATTTTATTGTGTTGGCACGCTATATGCAAATCTTGTCGAAAGATTTTGTTTCGCATTACCCTAATAAAATCATCAACATCCACCATTCATTTCTACCGGCATTTGCAGGAGCAAAACCCTACCACGCAGCGCATGCCCGTGGGGTAAAACTAATTGGAGCTACCAGTCATTATGTAACTCATGATTTAGATGCAGGCCCCATCATCGAGCAAGGCGTCACGCAATGTAGTCATGTGGACACCATTAAAAGTTTGATCCGAAAAGGACGCGATCTGGAAAAGATTGTATTATCGAACGCTGTATTTAATCACCTGCAACGAAAAGTGCTGGTTTACAACAATCGTACGGTGGTATTTAATTAG
- the hisD gene encoding histidinol dehydrogenase, which yields MKRYLNPEKSKWSQILERQLFNAADLTGRVQAILDEIKTDGMSAVQKFTKQFDGVAISEFAVTEAEITKAVALLDDELKAAIETAAKNITDFHARQKTKVKKIETSPGVVCWQKAVAIEKVGLYIPGGSAPLFSSVLMLAIPAKIAGCQKIVLCTPPNKEGKIHPAILFAAQLVGVTQIFKLGGVQAIGAMAYGAGHIPKVSKIFGPGNQYVMAAKQLVSIADVAIDMPAGPSEVAVIADDSANPAFIASDLLSQAEHGPDSQVVLVTNSEKLVDEVESALTNQLAELSRMEIATKALNNSVAIILNTKEEIIDMINEYAPEHLIISMDNYLKVAEKIINAGSVFLGNYTPESAGDYASGTNHTLPTNGWARSFSGVNLDSFIRKITFQEITKEGIQNLGPVIEKMAAAEQLDAHKNAVTLRLKAIEDNRKQ from the coding sequence ATGAAGCGTTACTTAAATCCTGAAAAAAGCAAATGGTCCCAAATCCTTGAACGTCAGCTGTTTAATGCGGCAGATCTGACTGGACGAGTACAGGCCATTCTGGATGAAATAAAAACAGATGGTATGTCTGCTGTTCAAAAATTCACCAAACAGTTCGATGGGGTGGCCATCAGCGAGTTTGCTGTAACGGAAGCAGAAATAACCAAAGCAGTTGCATTATTAGACGATGAGCTAAAAGCAGCCATTGAAACGGCAGCAAAAAACATCACTGATTTTCATGCTAGACAAAAGACAAAAGTTAAAAAGATTGAAACATCTCCTGGGGTAGTTTGCTGGCAAAAAGCAGTTGCCATAGAGAAAGTCGGCTTGTATATTCCAGGCGGATCTGCTCCCCTATTTTCAAGTGTGCTCATGTTAGCCATTCCTGCAAAAATCGCAGGATGTCAGAAAATTGTATTGTGCACTCCTCCAAATAAGGAAGGAAAAATTCATCCGGCTATTTTGTTTGCAGCTCAGCTGGTTGGTGTAACTCAAATTTTTAAACTTGGAGGTGTTCAGGCAATCGGAGCAATGGCATATGGTGCTGGCCACATTCCTAAAGTGTCTAAGATTTTTGGCCCGGGAAATCAATATGTGATGGCTGCAAAACAGTTGGTCAGTATCGCCGACGTAGCGATTGATATGCCTGCTGGTCCTTCGGAAGTCGCTGTAATAGCTGACGATTCAGCTAATCCGGCATTTATTGCTTCGGACTTGCTATCGCAAGCTGAGCACGGACCGGACTCGCAGGTGGTTTTAGTTACCAATTCAGAGAAATTGGTGGATGAAGTCGAATCTGCACTAACCAACCAATTGGCAGAATTAAGCCGAATGGAAATTGCCACAAAAGCATTGAACAACAGTGTTGCGATTATTTTGAATACCAAAGAAGAAATAATCGACATGATCAATGAATATGCACCAGAGCACTTAATCATTTCTATGGACAACTACCTGAAAGTAGCTGAAAAGATAATCAATGCCGGGTCAGTATTTCTTGGCAATTACACGCCTGAAAGCGCTGGCGACTACGCTTCGGGAACAAACCACACCCTACCAACAAATGGGTGGGCACGTTCCTTTAGTGGTGTAAATCTGGATAGCTTTATTCGTAAAATCACTTTTCAGGAAATCACTAAAGAAGGTATCCAAAATTTAGGCCCGGTCATCGAAAAAATGGCCGCAGCCGAACAACTGGATGCACACAAGAATGCAGTTACGTTGAGATTAAAAGCTATAGAAGACAATAGGAAGCAATAG
- a CDS encoding TlpA disulfide reductase family protein: MKSIVLIMLLIATFTRAEIVEKEIPAEYGYIVEIGQEAPTFSTVTVDGQKVNFADLKGKVVMLQFTASWCGVCRKEMPHIEKEIWEKHKNNSDFALFGIDLDEPKEKVQKFAEAIPVTYPLLLDPKGKIFYKYAEEGAGVTRNVIIDKTGKIIYTTRLFKQEEFDEMKQVIDELLK; this comes from the coding sequence ATGAAATCAATAGTACTTATAATGTTACTCATCGCAACTTTCACCCGAGCTGAAATTGTTGAAAAAGAAATTCCGGCCGAATATGGATATATCGTCGAAATCGGGCAAGAAGCTCCTACTTTTAGCACAGTGACTGTAGACGGACAAAAAGTTAATTTTGCAGACTTGAAAGGAAAAGTTGTGATGCTGCAATTTACAGCTAGCTGGTGTGGCGTTTGCCGAAAGGAAATGCCACATATTGAGAAAGAAATCTGGGAAAAGCACAAAAACAATTCTGATTTTGCTTTATTCGGAATTGACTTGGATGAACCGAAAGAGAAAGTGCAAAAATTTGCTGAGGCAATACCGGTCACCTACCCACTCCTACTCGATCCGAAAGGTAAAATATTTTACAAGTACGCCGAAGAAGGAGCTGGTGTAACCCGTAATGTGATTATCGACAAAACAGGTAAAATTATTTATACCACCCGTCTTTTCAAACAGGAGGAGTTTGATGAAATGAAACAAGTCATTGACGAACTACTGAAATAG
- the hisB gene encoding bifunctional histidinol-phosphatase/imidazoleglycerol-phosphate dehydratase HisB: MTQASEFFWDDYKNKSMKKALFIDRDGTLVVEPPVDYQLDSLEKLEFVPGVFRNLYFIAKNLDYELVMVTNQDGMGTDAFPEDTFWPAHNKMLKAFENEGITFNDILIDRSFPEDNAPTRKPRTGMMGKYMDGCYDLANSFVIGDRLTDIELAKNLGAKGILLNDGSLAEDAKNQGLDEICVLTTTNWDDIYAQVASPERTAQVQRNTKETQINIDLNLDGTGKANIRSGLGFFDHMLDQIARHAGVDLTIQVSGDLQVDEHHTIEDTGLALGEAFKLALGDKRGVERYGYCLPMDDCLAQVAIDFGGRPWIMWDAEFKRENVGDMPTEMFFHFFKSFSDTSLSNLNIKAEGDNEHHKIEGIFKALARAIKMAIKKDVFNFELPSTKGAL; the protein is encoded by the coding sequence ATGACACAGGCCTCAGAGTTTTTTTGGGATGATTACAAAAACAAAAGCATGAAAAAGGCATTATTTATTGATCGTGACGGAACACTGGTGGTTGAACCACCAGTAGACTATCAACTGGATTCTTTGGAAAAACTGGAGTTTGTTCCGGGGGTATTCCGCAACTTATATTTCATTGCTAAAAACTTAGATTATGAGTTAGTCATGGTAACCAACCAAGACGGCATGGGAACAGATGCATTCCCGGAAGATACCTTTTGGCCGGCGCACAATAAAATGCTCAAGGCTTTTGAAAATGAGGGAATCACTTTTAATGATATATTGATTGATCGTAGTTTCCCCGAAGATAATGCACCTACCCGTAAACCACGAACCGGTATGATGGGTAAATACATGGATGGATGTTACGACCTGGCAAACAGCTTTGTCATTGGTGATCGGTTAACCGACATTGAGTTGGCTAAAAATCTAGGAGCAAAAGGTATTTTACTCAATGATGGTTCATTGGCTGAAGATGCTAAGAATCAAGGGTTGGATGAAATTTGCGTATTAACCACTACCAATTGGGACGATATTTATGCTCAGGTAGCTTCTCCGGAACGAACTGCACAGGTTCAGCGAAACACAAAAGAAACCCAGATCAACATTGATTTAAACTTGGATGGAACCGGCAAAGCCAACATCCGTAGCGGATTGGGATTTTTTGATCACATGCTGGATCAGATTGCCCGCCACGCCGGAGTTGATCTGACTATTCAGGTAAGTGGAGACTTACAGGTTGATGAGCACCACACCATTGAAGACACTGGGTTGGCACTGGGAGAAGCTTTTAAATTAGCGTTGGGAGACAAACGAGGCGTTGAACGTTACGGCTATTGCCTACCGATGGACGACTGTTTGGCACAGGTCGCTATCGACTTTGGCGGTCGTCCGTGGATAATGTGGGATGCCGAATTTAAACGTGAGAATGTGGGCGACATGCCAACTGAAATGTTCTTTCATTTTTTTAAATCATTTTCCGACACCTCGCTTTCAAACCTAAACATAAAAGCCGAAGGGGATAATGAACACCACAAGATTGAAGGTATTTTCAAAGCACTGGCCCGTGCAATAAAAATGGCTATTAAAAAAGATGTGTTTAACTTTGAACTCCCTTCAACCAAAGGAGCTCTATAG
- the hisC gene encoding histidinol-phosphate transaminase has product MNLEKLIRKNIKNLKPYSSARDEYTGEAMVFLDANENPFNKPYNRYPDPLQREVKEKIAGIKGCEPSQIFLGNGSDEPIDLLFRAFCEPKQDNVVTIDPTYGMYQVAADINDTQVRKVKLDESYHFSAQELLKAANYNTKLIFICSPNNPTGNLLDKKEAIKLIKGFSGIVIIDEAYIDFAPDASMLPELNKYENLVILQTFSKAWGMAGIRLGMAFANSEIIRIFNKIKYPYNINILTQQKALELLLQEQEKKEWVEILLTERKKLEDTLKDLPFVQQVYPSDANFVLVKMHDARGIYDYLVENGIIVRDRSKVVLCNDSLRITVGKPEENEILIEKLKELI; this is encoded by the coding sequence ATGAACTTAGAAAAACTCATTCGGAAAAACATCAAAAACCTAAAACCCTATTCATCAGCTCGCGATGAGTATACCGGCGAAGCGATGGTATTTTTAGATGCCAACGAAAATCCGTTTAACAAACCATACAACCGCTATCCAGACCCGTTGCAGCGGGAAGTCAAAGAAAAAATTGCAGGAATAAAAGGATGTGAGCCGTCGCAAATCTTCTTGGGAAATGGTAGCGACGAACCGATCGATTTGCTTTTCCGGGCTTTTTGCGAGCCCAAACAGGATAACGTAGTTACAATCGATCCAACTTATGGGATGTATCAGGTTGCAGCAGACATTAACGATACCCAAGTTCGCAAAGTGAAATTGGATGAGAGCTATCACTTTTCAGCCCAAGAACTTTTAAAAGCCGCAAACTATAACACCAAGCTTATTTTCATCTGTTCGCCCAATAATCCAACAGGAAACTTATTGGACAAAAAGGAAGCAATTAAACTGATTAAAGGTTTCTCAGGCATTGTAATCATTGACGAAGCGTACATTGATTTTGCACCGGATGCAAGCATGTTACCGGAATTGAACAAATACGAAAATTTAGTGATTTTACAAACGTTCTCCAAAGCTTGGGGAATGGCCGGAATTCGCTTAGGTATGGCCTTTGCCAACTCCGAGATCATAAGAATCTTCAACAAAATAAAATACCCATACAACATTAATATTTTAACTCAGCAAAAAGCATTGGAGTTACTTTTGCAAGAGCAAGAAAAAAAGGAATGGGTTGAAATCCTCTTGACTGAGCGGAAAAAATTAGAAGATACTTTAAAAGATTTGCCATTCGTACAACAAGTTTATCCTTCCGATGCTAATTTTGTTCTGGTAAAAATGCACGATGCACGAGGAATCTATGATTACCTTGTTGAAAATGGGATCATTGTCCGCGATCGCTCAAAAGTAGTTTTGTGTAACGACAGCTTGAGAATTACCGTTGGCAAACCGGAAGAGAACGAAATATTGATTGAGAAATTGAAAGAGCTTATATAA